The nucleotide window CTGGCTATCCAAGCGGCCTGCGAACCAAAACAATGGATCAGGTTATATTAAAAAAGGGATACAGCGAACTGCTCAGAAAAGCGGTGTATGGCATGCTTCCGAGCAATAAATTACGACCGAGAATGATGAAAAATTTAAATATTACTGAATAATATGGTGGCAGAAAAAACAGACACAAAATATCTAAAGGCAGTTGGCAGGAGAAAAACCGCTGCTGCGCAAGTGCGGTTGTATAAAAGCACCAAAAATTCAATTGAGGTGAACCACAAAAAGATGGAAGAGTACTTTCCATTGAGAGAGCTTCAATACACAGTCAACAGTGCAATCAAAGAATCCGGATTGTCTCAAAAATTTAAAATCACAGCCCTACTTCGTGGTGGCGGTATTGTCGCCCAAGCCGACGCACTTCGTCACGGCATTGCACGAACACTGGTTCAATACGACGCAGAACTGAGGAAAGCACTCAAAACAGCAGGTTTTCTCAAGCGTGACCCACGAGTCAAAGAACGAAAAAAATTCGGCCTACGAAAAGCAAGGCGAGCTCCACAGTGGAAAAAACGGTAATTTTATCAAAAAGAGTTTTGAAGCGTCAAAATTTGACATCATGTGTGTCAAAGGTTATAGTATTTTGGTGAAAAAGCCAAAGAGGGCTCAAAAATGACACCAGAAAAGATACGAAAAGCAATCGAGATATATCGTTTTCAGTTTGAAGAAGCAGGTGTAAACAAAATCGATTATCCGCACGAAGAAATAGTTCATTCATTGAGCAATGTTCTCGGCCACTGTTACAGTATGCTCGATCATACGCTAGGGTTTATTGAGGAAGGAAGAACGGAGGAAGTTCTCAGATGGCTTTGTTTCATAGAAGGTTGTCTCTGGGCTTCAAAGATCTATCCACTCGAAGACCTAAAAATCATAGACGTTCGTAGTTAAAAATGTAAAACCGCATGGTTCGCCCAGCGGTTTCTTTTTTTATACAAATCCCAATTTTTTATTTCTTACGATATATCGTATGAAATCGTATTTAAGCTGATAAAAAGTTGACATTAAGAGTGCCAAAGGTTATAGTATTTTGGTGAAAAAGCCAAAGAAAGCGAAAATAGAGAAAGATTTCGAAGAAATAGAGGAAATAGTTGAAGATTCTGACAACGCAGGCGATATTGTAAAGAAACTACGGACACGACTTAAAGAATGCCAGAAAGAGAAGCAAAAATACCTCGATGGTTGGCAAAGAGCACAGGCAGATTCCATCAACGCCAGAAAAAAAGAAGAAACTACCCGCGGAGAAATCAACAAACTGGCTAAAGAAGATATACTGAGTGAAATATTACCGGTTTTGGACAGTTTTGAAATGGCATTTGGAGACAAAGTTGCGTGGGAGAAAGTTGATGCCAACTGGAGAAAAGGAGTTGAACATATACATTCACAACTTCTCTTTATACTGGAAGATAACAACCTTACGCAAACCAACCCTGTTGGAGAAGTCTTTAATCCTGAATTGCATGATTGTGTTGAAACGATAGAAACGGATGATAAAAAGCAAGACGGAAAGATTATTGAAGTATTACAAAAAGGATACACATTTTATAATAAAATTATACGACCAGCAAAAGTTAAAGTCGGAAAACTAACAAGCT belongs to Patescibacteria group bacterium and includes:
- the rpsI gene encoding 30S ribosomal protein S9, translating into MVAEKTDTKYLKAVGRRKTAAAQVRLYKSTKNSIEVNHKKMEEYFPLRELQYTVNSAIKESGLSQKFKITALLRGGGIVAQADALRHGIARTLVQYDAELRKALKTAGFLKRDPRVKERKKFGLRKARRAPQWKKR
- a CDS encoding nucleotide exchange factor GrpE, with translation MKKPKKAKIEKDFEEIEEIVEDSDNAGDIVKKLRTRLKECQKEKQKYLDGWQRAQADSINARKKEETTRGEINKLAKEDILSEILPVLDSFEMAFGDKVAWEKVDANWRKGVEHIHSQLLFILEDNNLTQTNPVGEVFNPELHDCVETIETDDKKQDGKIIEVLQKGYTFYNKIIRPAKVKVGKLTS